Proteins co-encoded in one Spirosoma endbachense genomic window:
- a CDS encoding DUF2141 domain-containing protein produces the protein MKNVLLAATLLAGSFAAKAQHQANAHTVTVNVTDLKTESGAVYASLQDPGQKAVQKQTALVQKNNAQLVFQNVPPGTYAVRLFHDENDNKKMDTGIFGIPKEGWGVSNNVKASFGPPKFDAMLFTVNSDKSITIHIN, from the coding sequence ATGAAAAATGTACTCCTTGCCGCCACACTGCTGGCTGGCTCATTTGCCGCAAAAGCGCAACATCAGGCTAATGCACACACCGTGACGGTCAACGTGACCGACCTCAAAACGGAGAGTGGAGCTGTGTATGCGTCGCTTCAGGACCCTGGCCAGAAGGCTGTTCAGAAACAGACCGCGCTGGTTCAGAAAAACAACGCCCAACTCGTTTTCCAGAACGTTCCGCCGGGAACCTATGCCGTACGGTTGTTTCACGATGAGAACGATAACAAGAAAATGGATACGGGTATTTTCGGTATTCCGAAAGAAGGCTGGGGTGTTTCAAACAATGTAAAGGCCTCTTTTGGCCCTCCCAAATTTGACGCTATGCTTTTTACGGTCAATAGCGACAAGTCCATTACCATCCATATCAACTAA
- a CDS encoding lantibiotic dehydratase, which produces MTRTMPTPNKPKLLSPVLLRVAGLSIDVLDGLRAPVITHRLHQYEHWRRRVESRKEPLLAALFAVIEKHCPPGKPQQQLQQLRRDLHNDRAIRPKDITQAQHWLSESLLNQLITYIDDRKALERYMNTTAKLYRLQAIQGRQRFQQLVGNAAFQRGLALSSLSLLRQVVAYQQTNPASFRKDDFQVENGLLRYLSRAATKTTPYSTLTHLATIPVHAGESLDWKAGSPRSHVRLSVRLLGVFDAMLRTNRRLYEQWPVMVNPSVLISGEGLSYIRQTNGQVACVKISLNPVLRWVTSMRRPARTYKDWVDRIQQKFRSTSLEAHQYIDKLIELGLLQHPLPVSAADADWAIRLQDWLTQYRWMAPRFVDSQLSLIHALLATATMLPMATPGQRLSLLSKAQGVLAEHIGQLPAPPAPDFWPLRAEQLFFEDVTRSLQGHLPKPDVKRLITSVDRLTRHMVEVCTPPAYSLANLFKTTYPTTESVPVTTFFAHYLSQPESFQKSSVIAPDIRQQWEHWAAEGLRADTIQLRSEWIPDSSDTLLSQAVFWQSWTDSRGRLCAALNELAGGFGRLYGRFLPYFNHSLTHELVKTNHSATPADCLLVEATDDHYHNANFHPALVEGSILTPAGHVPPSSVQAIPLSDLSVRLSDDGQRVDLWHAPGHKRVQVVDMGFQADRSRLYTFLCQFAPLPELSLTVFNSVINAWYAEQKPAGTIRIGPRIVLDRRLIIQRKTWWLPVGAEAALPIEGDSFTFFRAAHSWQQRYQLPDEVFVSLPDAPNPDDHKPQYIRFDNALLVDLFRRLVRKAVTVGALLKVVEMRPTSDELIRIEGKRYAVEAVPQWYAPKPVSSVVEPLPGAAINQPLVTVNN; this is translated from the coding sequence ATGACCCGAACTATGCCTACTCCGAACAAGCCCAAGCTCCTGTCGCCGGTGCTGCTGCGCGTAGCCGGACTGTCTATCGATGTGCTCGACGGGCTGCGAGCACCCGTAATCACCCATCGGCTGCATCAGTATGAACATTGGCGTCGGCGGGTAGAAAGCCGCAAAGAACCCTTACTGGCTGCTTTGTTTGCGGTGATCGAGAAGCATTGTCCGCCCGGAAAACCGCAGCAGCAACTACAGCAATTACGTCGTGATCTGCACAATGATCGGGCAATTCGCCCTAAAGACATAACGCAGGCCCAACACTGGCTATCCGAATCGTTACTGAATCAATTGATAACGTATATCGATGATCGTAAGGCGCTGGAACGCTACATGAACACAACCGCGAAACTCTATCGTCTGCAGGCGATTCAGGGTCGGCAGCGTTTTCAGCAACTCGTCGGAAATGCAGCTTTTCAGCGGGGGCTGGCTTTGTCGAGCTTATCATTGCTCCGTCAGGTAGTGGCTTATCAACAGACGAATCCGGCCAGTTTTCGGAAGGATGATTTTCAGGTTGAAAACGGGCTGTTGCGCTATCTCTCGCGGGCGGCTACCAAAACCACACCCTACAGCACCCTAACCCATCTGGCCACAATACCCGTACATGCTGGCGAATCGCTGGACTGGAAAGCGGGCTCACCCCGTTCGCATGTGCGACTGTCGGTTCGGTTGTTGGGCGTATTCGACGCTATGCTACGAACAAACCGGCGGTTATATGAACAATGGCCTGTAATGGTGAACCCGAGTGTGTTGATTTCGGGAGAGGGCCTTAGCTACATCCGTCAGACGAATGGTCAGGTAGCCTGCGTTAAAATTTCCCTTAACCCCGTTCTCCGGTGGGTAACGTCGATGCGTCGCCCGGCGCGAACGTACAAGGATTGGGTCGATCGGATTCAACAAAAATTTCGATCAACAAGCCTGGAAGCACATCAATACATTGACAAACTGATTGAACTGGGCCTTTTGCAGCATCCATTGCCTGTGTCGGCGGCTGATGCTGACTGGGCGATACGGTTGCAGGACTGGCTGACTCAGTACCGATGGATGGCACCCAGGTTTGTCGATAGTCAGCTTAGTTTGATCCATGCCCTGCTGGCCACGGCCACAATGTTGCCAATGGCTACGCCCGGTCAGCGACTTTCGCTGTTATCGAAAGCACAGGGTGTGCTGGCAGAGCATATTGGGCAACTTCCAGCTCCACCAGCTCCTGATTTCTGGCCGCTGCGAGCCGAACAGTTATTTTTTGAAGACGTTACCCGTTCGCTTCAGGGGCATTTACCCAAGCCTGATGTAAAACGCCTGATTACCAGTGTTGATAGGTTGACGAGGCATATGGTGGAGGTTTGCACACCGCCTGCTTATTCCTTGGCAAACCTGTTCAAAACTACCTATCCGACAACCGAATCTGTACCCGTAACTACGTTCTTTGCGCATTACCTGAGCCAACCGGAATCGTTCCAGAAGAGCTCAGTAATTGCCCCTGATATTCGACAGCAATGGGAGCACTGGGCTGCTGAAGGGCTTCGTGCTGACACAATACAGCTACGAAGTGAATGGATTCCTGATTCGTCGGATACCCTACTCAGCCAGGCTGTTTTCTGGCAATCGTGGACCGATAGTCGAGGGCGACTTTGTGCCGCACTGAATGAATTAGCTGGCGGCTTTGGGCGCCTTTATGGGCGATTCCTGCCTTACTTTAACCATAGTCTGACGCACGAACTTGTCAAGACAAACCACAGTGCCACTCCTGCCGATTGTTTGCTTGTAGAAGCTACCGACGACCATTATCATAACGCAAACTTCCATCCGGCACTGGTTGAGGGATCTATTTTGACACCGGCGGGTCATGTACCACCTTCATCGGTACAAGCCATTCCGCTCAGCGACTTATCGGTACGCTTATCGGACGACGGCCAGCGGGTTGATCTCTGGCATGCACCAGGCCATAAGCGGGTGCAGGTTGTGGATATGGGCTTTCAGGCAGATCGGTCTCGCTTATATACGTTTCTGTGTCAGTTTGCTCCGTTGCCGGAGCTGAGTCTGACAGTGTTTAACTCGGTTATCAATGCGTGGTACGCTGAGCAAAAACCTGCCGGAACGATACGGATAGGACCGCGCATCGTGCTGGACCGCCGGTTGATCATTCAGCGAAAGACGTGGTGGTTACCCGTTGGGGCGGAGGCCGCGCTGCCCATCGAAGGTGATTCGTTTACTTTTTTTCGAGCCGCCCATAGCTGGCAACAACGATATCAGTTACCCGATGAAGTATTTGTCAGTTTACCCGATGCACCCAATCCCGATGACCACAAACCCCAGTACATCCGCTTCGACAATGCCTTGCTGGTGGATCTGTTTCGGCGATTAGTGCGGAAAGCCGTTACGGTAGGAGCCCTCCTGAAAGTGGTGGAAATGCGACCGACATCCGATGAGCTAATCCGTATCGAAGGGAAACGCTATGCGGTAGAAGCCGTGCCGCAATGGTATGCTCCGAAGCCTGTCAGCTCTGTTGTAGAACCGTTGCCCGGAGCGGCTATCAATCAGCCTTTAGTAACAGTGAATAATTGA
- a CDS encoding lysophospholipid acyltransferase family protein yields MQSSFWETYGTAFRQTYERAYQEVSEREKQKKKAHQQKDLHFLRANLSHFCPDVPAERHEAIYFRLLTNHWLSARSFRYVDFGSLAHMGINGDTDFLKPTDSPRPSRIFCTYHLGGYRAVLAMLLNAGYPLTLVIDNRTLRSQKEYIENISAQLNQYNQASASIDMLDAESPAIGRQMAGALHKGRSILIFLDGNTGVGGIYQRNNRQLRVSFLNKTIVSRSGIATLAHATRTPIIPIISYYKTVDGVEIPYYDCLPAIAPKAVQAEVFVRETTQQLYDLLAGYVRRYVDQWESWFYFHKFLDFDALTATSSDDEPVADAPVTAFRFNEERYSLFKIEQTGYLFDRQTYQAFPLTDDAFDWLHQLEQSSDSTSAEGDSASDGAFIDHWWSQGVLQSAE; encoded by the coding sequence ATGCAATCGTCTTTTTGGGAAACCTACGGCACCGCATTTCGGCAGACCTACGAACGGGCTTATCAGGAGGTAAGCGAACGCGAAAAGCAGAAGAAAAAAGCACACCAGCAAAAAGATCTGCATTTCCTGCGGGCCAATCTGAGCCATTTCTGCCCCGATGTTCCCGCCGAGCGACATGAAGCGATTTATTTCCGACTGCTGACGAATCACTGGCTGAGCGCCCGCAGTTTTCGCTACGTCGATTTTGGTTCGCTGGCTCACATGGGTATAAACGGTGATACCGATTTCCTGAAGCCGACCGATTCGCCCCGACCTTCGCGCATCTTCTGTACGTATCATCTGGGGGGCTATCGGGCCGTTCTGGCCATGCTGCTGAACGCGGGTTATCCGCTCACGCTGGTGATCGATAACCGCACGCTGAGAAGTCAGAAGGAGTACATCGAAAACATTTCGGCTCAGCTGAATCAATACAACCAGGCGTCGGCCTCAATCGACATGCTGGATGCCGAGAGTCCGGCCATTGGCCGGCAGATGGCCGGAGCTTTGCACAAAGGCCGATCAATTCTGATTTTTCTGGATGGTAATACGGGTGTTGGGGGCATTTATCAGCGCAATAACCGGCAGCTGCGGGTTTCATTCCTGAATAAGACCATCGTGTCACGAAGCGGAATTGCCACGCTGGCCCATGCGACCCGAACGCCTATCATTCCGATTATCTCGTATTACAAAACGGTGGATGGTGTCGAGATCCCATATTATGACTGCCTGCCCGCCATAGCACCTAAAGCTGTTCAGGCCGAGGTGTTTGTACGCGAAACAACCCAGCAACTGTATGACCTGCTGGCCGGCTATGTCCGGCGGTATGTCGATCAGTGGGAAAGCTGGTTTTACTTTCACAAATTCCTTGATTTTGATGCGCTGACGGCTACCTCGTCGGACGATGAACCCGTCGCGGATGCTCCGGTTACGGCCTTCCGATTCAACGAAGAACGGTACAGTCTTTTCAAAATAGAACAGACTGGCTACCTCTTCGACCGACAGACCTATCAGGCCTTTCCGCTGACCGACGATGCGTTTGACTGGTTGCACCAATTGGAACAGTCCAGCGATTCAACCTCCGCCGAGGGCGATTCAGCATCAGACGGTGCGTTTATCGATCACTGGTGGAGCCAGGGCGTGCTGCAATCGGCCGAGTAA
- a CDS encoding beta-ketoacyl synthase N-terminal-like domain-containing protein, whose protein sequence is MKTKPSVVLTGGGVLSGLGVGLEPFWDALRRNESAVTVKDTWNVPDLATNEAIFYAPCADFSLTDHVGNLRPPFPLRYSQLAMVGCRLAIDNAGLDLTGLVPEQLGLILDTTLSANAAAEAFLYKLYTDGPSKVSPFVFTKTTTNCALGDVARAFKLKGPSSILLGENSVCYGYDLIRDGKADVVICGGFDEIRETTLLANLYRGYLPSVTDSSGQRRTFAESLRDEQGIIVYGEGAAFAVLESAEHALRRQAAVLAEIVNYQVSGDTSYRDFIYERSADDLLDHLTEFCQNSQIDPSGVDLFVGGGGLPWHIRDYETPAIQDLWADSSLPAYANIKGQTGETFSASPIMSLLAGALCLRDNVVIGTGYEPAQVGLPTVAPKRTTDRVFGAGATAFVHSLHVGGNAVTLAIRKP, encoded by the coding sequence ATGAAAACCAAACCATCTGTAGTGCTGACCGGGGGTGGAGTCCTGTCCGGTCTGGGTGTAGGTCTGGAGCCATTCTGGGACGCTCTGCGCCGGAATGAGTCGGCTGTCACGGTGAAAGATACCTGGAATGTTCCCGATCTGGCCACTAATGAAGCCATTTTCTACGCACCCTGCGCCGATTTTTCACTGACCGATCATGTCGGTAATTTACGCCCGCCATTTCCGCTTCGCTATTCGCAACTGGCCATGGTCGGCTGTCGACTGGCCATCGACAATGCCGGGCTGGATCTGACCGGACTCGTACCCGAGCAACTAGGTTTGATCCTGGATACAACGCTCAGCGCCAATGCCGCGGCCGAAGCCTTTTTGTATAAACTCTATACCGACGGCCCGTCTAAGGTAAGCCCTTTCGTATTCACCAAAACAACGACCAATTGTGCCCTCGGCGACGTAGCCCGTGCTTTTAAACTCAAAGGGCCCAGCTCGATCCTGCTCGGTGAGAACAGCGTTTGCTATGGGTATGATCTCATTCGGGATGGAAAAGCCGATGTGGTTATCTGCGGTGGTTTCGACGAAATCAGGGAGACTACGCTGCTGGCGAATCTGTATCGGGGCTACCTGCCTTCAGTAACCGACTCGTCGGGCCAGCGCCGGACGTTTGCCGAGAGTCTCCGCGATGAACAGGGCATCATTGTCTACGGCGAAGGGGCTGCGTTTGCGGTGCTCGAATCAGCCGAACACGCCCTGCGTCGGCAGGCTGCTGTACTGGCTGAAATCGTTAATTACCAGGTGTCGGGCGATACGTCCTACCGGGATTTTATCTACGAACGCAGTGCCGACGATCTGCTCGATCACCTGACCGAATTCTGCCAAAACAGCCAGATTGACCCATCGGGCGTCGATTTGTTCGTGGGTGGGGGAGGACTGCCCTGGCATATTCGCGACTACGAAACGCCCGCTATTCAGGATCTGTGGGCCGATAGCAGCTTGCCCGCTTATGCCAACATCAAAGGGCAAACGGGCGAAACCTTCAGTGCTTCGCCGATTATGTCATTGCTGGCCGGGGCCTTGTGTCTGCGCGACAATGTGGTTATTGGAACAGGTTACGAACCGGCGCAGGTTGGATTGCCTACCGTGGCTCCAAAACGCACAACCGACCGGGTTTTTGGCGCTGGCGCAACGGCCTTTGTTCATTCGCTGCACGTAGGCGGTAATGCCGTGACGCTGGCAATTCGTAAACCCTAA
- a CDS encoding 3-hydroxyacyl-ACP dehydratase FabZ family protein, whose protein sequence is MTSVTLFNQIQVDQIRPQDLLPHRPPMLLIDRLIDYSPGVSVLAETFVKPDTMFFQGHFPGEPILPGVVLVEMMFQACGIFGRLEALNAVDLSSIQKDYRPRSGRAIKIDNMTFNKPVLPNDTVRIQSVFDHKMLNFSVFKARVDIDGRGLAAKGIVTVLINS, encoded by the coding sequence ATGACTTCAGTAACGCTATTTAATCAGATACAGGTCGATCAGATTCGTCCGCAGGATCTGCTGCCACACCGGCCACCCATGCTGCTCATCGATCGGTTGATCGATTACTCACCCGGTGTGTCGGTGCTGGCCGAAACGTTCGTAAAACCCGATACGATGTTTTTTCAGGGTCATTTTCCGGGAGAGCCTATTCTGCCTGGGGTGGTGCTGGTCGAAATGATGTTTCAGGCGTGCGGGATTTTCGGGCGGCTCGAAGCGCTCAACGCCGTGGATTTGAGTTCGATACAAAAAGACTATCGGCCCCGCTCCGGACGAGCCATAAAAATTGACAACATGACGTTCAACAAGCCCGTGTTGCCCAATGATACAGTACGTATCCAGTCCGTATTCGATCATAAAATGCTCAATTTCTCGGTCTTTAAAGCGCGCGTCGACATCGATGGCCGTGGCCTGGCCGCCAAGGGAATCGTTACGGTACTCATCAACTCTTAA
- a CDS encoding beta-ketoacyl-[acyl-carrier-protein] synthase family protein gives MERVVVTGIGVCCSIGQTKDEFKDSVYNGRLGLKPIDPKRFPTDSACYANKQACVLDQDLYADIEASDETVLTYLGNRVIAEALNDASLVPQELNPHRAGLFVATTIGGSYAFMDFTKKRIQEGIEVADYELLFKASTPNITGSFMRALGWRGPSSTISTACAAGTNSIGRGFDFVAGGRVDVAVAGGIDIFTELSFAGFNSLQSLSKSICQPFDKNRDGLTLGDASAFVVLESLTHAQERGARIYCELKGYSANNEAHHPTAPTPDGSTAFLTMKQALQHGNMTADELDYINAHGTATGVNDSMELNGIGRLMNDRPVYISSTKSMIGHTLGAAGSIEFITTALGIYHSFVPPSCNVQTTMVADEGPIRLVQNRAIDQPIRAALSNSFGFGGCMASIALRRFDN, from the coding sequence ATGGAACGAGTTGTTGTTACTGGCATTGGCGTATGCTGCTCTATTGGCCAGACAAAAGATGAATTCAAGGATAGTGTCTACAACGGACGACTGGGGCTCAAACCCATCGATCCGAAACGCTTCCCGACAGATAGTGCATGCTATGCCAACAAGCAGGCTTGTGTACTCGACCAGGACCTGTATGCCGATATTGAAGCATCTGATGAAACCGTGCTAACCTACCTGGGCAATCGCGTTATTGCCGAAGCGCTGAATGACGCAAGTCTGGTGCCACAGGAGCTTAATCCTCACCGGGCGGGGCTGTTTGTAGCTACCACAATCGGCGGTTCGTATGCGTTCATGGATTTTACCAAAAAGCGAATCCAGGAAGGGATTGAGGTTGCTGATTATGAACTGCTCTTCAAGGCATCGACCCCCAACATAACGGGCTCTTTCATGCGGGCCTTAGGCTGGCGAGGGCCATCATCGACCATATCAACGGCCTGTGCGGCAGGTACAAACTCAATTGGCCGGGGATTTGATTTTGTGGCTGGAGGCCGGGTAGATGTAGCCGTTGCGGGTGGAATCGACATTTTTACCGAACTGAGTTTTGCGGGTTTCAATTCGCTTCAATCGCTGTCGAAGTCCATTTGCCAGCCGTTCGATAAAAACCGGGACGGCCTGACCCTGGGCGATGCGAGTGCCTTTGTCGTACTCGAAAGCCTGACTCATGCTCAGGAACGGGGCGCCCGTATCTACTGCGAACTAAAAGGGTATTCGGCCAATAATGAAGCACACCATCCAACGGCCCCAACACCCGATGGCAGCACGGCGTTCCTGACCATGAAACAGGCACTTCAGCATGGCAACATGACCGCCGACGAATTGGATTATATCAATGCGCATGGTACGGCAACCGGCGTCAACGACAGCATGGAACTGAACGGTATCGGACGATTGATGAATGACCGGCCTGTTTATATCAGTTCGACCAAGTCGATGATCGGTCATACACTGGGAGCGGCCGGGAGCATCGAATTCATCACTACGGCGCTGGGAATCTACCATAGTTTCGTGCCCCCTTCCTGCAACGTACAAACCACAATGGTCGCCGATGAAGGGCCAATCCGGCTTGTACAGAACCGTGCTATCGATCAGCCAATTCGAGCTGCTCTTTCCAATTCCTTTGGCTTTGGCGGCTGTATGGCCTCCATCGCACTCCGACGCTTCGATAACTGA
- a CDS encoding 3-oxoacyl-ACP reductase family protein: MKKSIILVTGGSRGIGRSICLALAERGCTVLFTYLSNDVKAGELITEINQIGTGGAFAYRCDMSSLPEVLALAKRIRQDVSYLDAIVNNAGIVGDGKPFLFATDEHWWDVIRTNVGSVTNTCRVLLPMMIARKAGRIINITSLSGQKGNAGQSAYSASKAAVVTFSRSLAKEVGRFGITVNCISPGLIDTDMTRDISNEYVANRLVWSPLKRKGGADEVANLVTYMLCDAPSYIIGQELTIDGGLGVS, encoded by the coding sequence ATGAAAAAATCCATTATTCTGGTCACCGGCGGCTCGCGCGGGATTGGCCGCTCTATATGCCTTGCGCTCGCTGAGCGTGGTTGCACTGTTCTCTTCACTTACCTCAGCAATGACGTGAAAGCTGGAGAACTCATCACAGAGATTAATCAGATCGGAACGGGTGGGGCCTTTGCCTACCGCTGCGACATGAGCAGCTTACCCGAAGTGCTGGCTTTAGCGAAACGTATACGGCAGGACGTTAGCTATCTGGACGCTATTGTCAACAATGCGGGTATCGTTGGCGACGGAAAACCCTTCCTGTTTGCTACCGACGAACACTGGTGGGATGTGATTCGGACGAACGTGGGCAGCGTGACAAATACCTGCCGGGTTCTGCTGCCCATGATGATTGCCCGCAAAGCGGGCCGGATTATCAACATCACGTCACTGTCGGGCCAGAAAGGCAATGCAGGTCAGTCCGCTTATTCGGCCTCGAAAGCCGCAGTGGTGACATTTTCCCGGTCGTTAGCCAAAGAAGTAGGGCGGTTCGGCATTACGGTTAACTGTATTTCGCCGGGACTTATCGATACCGACATGACCCGCGACATCAGCAACGAATACGTGGCCAATCGCCTGGTGTGGTCTCCGTTGAAACGCAAAGGTGGTGCCGATGAAGTTGCTAATCTGGTAACCTACATGCTCTGCGATGCGCCCAGCTATATTATCGGTCAGGAACTCACCATCGACGGTGGACTGGGTGTATCCTAA
- a CDS encoding tetratricopeptide repeat protein → MKTKQHIGSLVAATLLTGSMAVAQTTDQYKTAMTGLITRMDTTQSVDGNLQTANAFSRVANAEKDKWLPYYYGALCTVTAAFSEPSIEKIDPLCQQATQLLDEADRISPNNSEVYCVKAMIVLAGIKVNMMQRGMQGIMKAQANLEKAVQLDAENPRAYYLMGQQSYNTPEKFGGSKKEALAFFEKAVELAEKQKDRANTIEVNWGRKPAERQAANCRKLLQLAAK, encoded by the coding sequence ATGAAAACCAAACAACACATCGGCTCTCTTGTGGCCGCTACGCTACTTACCGGCTCAATGGCAGTAGCTCAAACGACCGATCAGTACAAAACCGCAATGACTGGACTGATAACCCGGATGGATACAACCCAAAGCGTTGATGGGAACCTACAAACGGCCAATGCTTTCTCCCGCGTTGCCAACGCCGAAAAAGACAAGTGGTTGCCGTATTACTACGGTGCGCTCTGCACGGTTACGGCTGCCTTCAGTGAGCCAAGCATTGAAAAAATAGATCCGCTCTGTCAACAGGCTACGCAATTGCTCGATGAGGCCGACCGTATTTCACCCAATAATTCGGAAGTGTATTGTGTCAAAGCCATGATCGTATTGGCTGGAATCAAAGTGAACATGATGCAGCGGGGCATGCAGGGAATCATGAAGGCACAGGCCAATCTTGAAAAAGCCGTTCAACTGGATGCCGAAAACCCCCGCGCTTATTATTTAATGGGTCAGCAGTCCTATAACACACCTGAGAAATTTGGCGGTAGCAAGAAAGAAGCCCTAGCATTTTTTGAAAAAGCGGTTGAACTGGCCGAAAAACAGAAGGACCGTGCTAACACGATCGAGGTAAACTGGGGGCGTAAACCAGCCGAACGCCAGGCCGCCAACTGCCGGAAACTTCTCCAGCTTGCGGCTAAATAA
- a CDS encoding helix-turn-helix domain-containing protein, whose protein sequence is MSAIAIKLRKLREIYGYPQEYVAYQMGISQAAYSKKENGKTELSLTVLEQLASLYQISMLDLIALSLSDLLIMAVQKTTNASS, encoded by the coding sequence ATGAGCGCCATTGCCATCAAACTCCGCAAACTCCGTGAAATCTACGGCTACCCACAAGAGTACGTTGCCTATCAGATGGGCATCAGCCAGGCAGCCTATAGTAAAAAAGAAAATGGTAAAACTGAATTGTCGCTAACCGTGCTGGAACAACTGGCCAGCCTATATCAGATTTCGATGCTCGATCTGATTGCACTTAGTCTGTCGGACCTGCTCATTATGGCGGTTCAGAAAACCACCAACGCCAGCTCTTAA
- a CDS encoding helix-turn-helix domain-containing protein yields the protein MQSSSSLATTLITYRKRRGISQEELADLARLSLRTVQRLEKGETLPRGFTLQALAKALDLPVDALTMVENESLIDQLESAPSDSKPDETPAYVALMYLSAFTYLILPGVNILLPLFMRYRKRHNPQIQEAGSRLLNFELGWTLVTYGGYLLLLAVQIGLILNFQVVIVWTPLVFLFLLNAIHAPLLLIGAWRARKGRYGGYPVGLRLF from the coding sequence ATGCAATCCTCCTCCTCCCTCGCGACTACATTAATCACCTATCGGAAACGCCGGGGCATTTCCCAGGAGGAGTTAGCTGACCTGGCCAGGCTTAGTTTACGAACCGTACAACGACTGGAAAAAGGCGAAACACTACCACGCGGATTCACCTTGCAGGCCCTGGCTAAGGCACTTGACCTTCCGGTCGATGCCCTGACAATGGTTGAGAATGAATCGCTGATCGACCAGCTCGAATCAGCGCCTTCCGATAGTAAGCCTGATGAAACACCAGCCTATGTTGCTTTGATGTATCTATCCGCTTTCACTTACCTGATTTTACCGGGGGTCAACATTCTGCTACCGTTGTTTATGCGATACCGTAAACGCCATAATCCTCAAATTCAGGAGGCTGGTAGTCGGCTGCTCAATTTTGAGCTGGGATGGACACTGGTAACCTATGGCGGGTATCTACTCCTATTAGCCGTTCAGATCGGGTTGATCCTGAATTTCCAGGTTGTTATTGTCTGGACTCCCCTGGTCTTCCTCTTTCTACTAAATGCCATTCACGCTCCCCTACTCCTGATTGGTGCCTGGCGAGCCCGAAAAGGTCGATATGGCGGGTATCCAGTCGGGTTACGGCTGTTTTAA